The Fusarium keratoplasticum isolate Fu6.1 chromosome 4, whole genome shotgun sequence genome contains the following window.
CGCCAGCAAAGAGTACTGGATTCCAAATGAAGGATCATCAAAACTACATGCTAAAGCACTGTGCATACAGCCGGTGTCAGGAAACGATGCTATGCGCACCAGTAGCCGCCAATTGATCCTTGCCACATGAGACTCGCTTGCTGAAAGGGAAATAGTCTATTAGCACTACATCAAGAAATTCACTATCGATGACACAATCTCAAGTATCCACCCCGTACCCCCAAAGCTCAGTTCGGATGCCATGTCCCCAATAAGAAGGTGTCATTATGCGAAAATGACAGCTCCCGCTCCTCCAGCATGGTCGCCATGGACATGGCCAACCGAAGTCCCATCTGCAGACCCATCTGCCTAATCGTCTTTGCCACCCACTGTCTCTGCTCTTTGGGCGTAGTCCTCAACATGGCGGAAAAGAACAGAGGCCATAGGAGAAGCCATCCTCCTGGGGTGGCGACATCGTCTGAGTAGGTGAACTGTCTGACGCCCCCGGCTTCCCTGTCGTCTGGTTGGTGGCCGAGATGATACGCGGCGCTGTGACAAATGCCATTTGCCATGTCGACGAGCACTTTGCCCGATCTCTGCAGGTTGGCTTTCTGATCTTCTGTGCCGTACTTGAGCgtggcggcgatgatggaCTCGTGGATGACCAACCGAATATTGCGGTAGCTGTTCCAAACACAAGCAACCCATGGGTCATAATACATGTCGTACTGCTGATCATACCCACTAGACGGCGTCCCACCAGGGCCGATAGATCGGTAAGACATGTAAGACCAACTGGGAGGCAGTGACTGAGCCCATTCGTTCAGAATATCGTCGATGGGGAGTAGACGCGCAGCCACTGTCTCAGGATCCTTGATGTCTCGGTACTTGAGTTCAGCCCTAGCCCTAGCAAGAATCTCATTAATCTCAGCGAAGCGGCTGGCAGGCTCCAGTTCCTTGATGTCCATGCGCTCTGCCCACTTGGACCACTTTGTCAGTGCGTAGGGGATGGGTTCCTGCAGTTGATGGCTAGTCATGACCTGTAAAGGGTGAGCATATGCAGGGACCATGAGATGAGTGGCTTACGATGATGCGACGCATCTGGATGAAGAGCTTGAGGGAGGCCTCGCTTTTGAACTGGCCTGATCCTCGCATCTCGATGCATTGTGCTGCGGCAATGGTATGCTGGCTGAAGGACTGCATGGAACTGACGTCGGCGGACGCAATAGTCTGCGATTCAGTTAGCTGTAATTCTGCCAGGAAATATATCAGACTCACCTCGAACATCCCCATGAGCATG
Protein-coding sequences here:
- a CDS encoding Zn(2)-C6 fungal-type domain-containing protein is translated as MPPLNKCPGKDQCTMVNTGKPSRACATCKKRKIKCDLLSPACSQCTKSGWKCPGFPSEADVNFRNQTGIMQKKNKPVTPNTVSVLGARTRGVSPSTTDQATSFFIQQYVLTINGASSSAPLRGNHEYLPGLLRDETSSFGVLSTITAAAGLAALSNAGNAPAWRSEAFRMYGKAIRQLRDALQDPVERLSDQTLAAVMLMGMFETIASADVSSMQSFSQHTIAAAQCIEMRGSGQFKSEASLKLFIQMRRIIVMTSHQLQEPIPYALTKWSKWAERMDIKELEPASRFAEINEILARARAELKYRDIKDPETVAARLLPIDDILNEWAQSLPPSWSYMSYRSIGPGGTPSSGYDQQYDMYYDPWVACVWNSYRNIRLVIHESIIAATLKYGTEDQKANLQRSGKVLVDMANGICHSAAYHLGHQPDDREAGGVRQFTYSDDVATPGGWLLLWPLFFSAMLRTTPKEQRQWVAKTIRQMGLQMGLRLAMSMATMLEERELSFSHNDTFLLGTWHPN